TTAGACCACAAAATGACGGCCCGGGTTTCAATTATGGTGAGATATCCGGGTTAAGTCTCGGGCCTTTGTTTAAGTGTCCGTTCTGACAGCCCGGTGATTTGATTTGGCAGTGCATGTGGGCGTAAGGTAACCTCGACAATCGGTTTGGTGGAACCAGTCACAGAGGAACAATTACATGGCTTGTGGTGTGGCATGTCTGCGCGGCAAATGGTCCCCTAAAAAAATTCTGGCCATGACCTCGCTTTCCCTTGCCGTTATAACAATTCTTTTAGTGTCGGTGTTCTTCTGGCTGCTGCTGCACCGGACGCCGGGCCAGGCCTTTGACTCCAACGGCGTGCCCGTGTTTTACACCGTCGAGGGGAAGGGCGAACCGGTCATCCTCATCCATGGTCTTGCCGCACAAAGCGACTGGAATTGGCGTTACCCCGGTGTGACGCGCATGCTCGCGAAGGATTTTCAGGTCATCTCGATGGACATCCGCGGCCACGGCCTCACGGGCAAACCCACCGCGCCGGAGGCATACGGCATGGAGATGATTGAGGATGTCGTGCGTCTCATGGACCATTTGGGCCTGCCCAGCGCGCATGTGGCGGGTTACTCCCTGGGCGGGTTCATCGCGCTGAAACTGGCGGTGACGCACCCGGAACGGGTCCGCAGCGTCGCATACTGCGCGTCGGGCTGGGCCGAGGTGGCCAGTTTGGACGAGATTCCCAATCCCTACCGGAAACCCGTCCCGCCGGGCGAGACGGCCATGAAGGCCAAAGCGGAAGAGAAGACCGCAGAGGCGGATTCCAACAAAAAGAACGGCAACAACAAATCCCTGTTCCACCGCATCCGCAGCAGCTTCGGCGACCGGGTCATCAATCCGGACGCCAAGCGGGCGCTGAAGAAAACTTTCAGCGAGTTTGCCGTGCCTAGGGAGGCCCTGCAGCACAATCAAGTGCCCTCCGCGTGCTTTATCGGCACCAATGACGGCCTTTTTTACATGGCCGAGGAATTGCGGAAAAACATGACCAACCTCGAATATGTGGTGATTGAGGGGGCCAACCACTTCACCACCCCGTTTTACGGGGAGTTCAAACGGGGGCTTCGGGACTTTTTTCTGCGCCACCGGGAACAGTGATGCGGGCCGGGCGGCTCAGCCGCCGTACTGGCGCTTGTAGTACTCGCGGAACTCGCCGGACTTGATCTTCCCCCACCACCATGCGTTTTCCTGGTACCACCGCACCGTCAGGGCGACGCCCTCGTCCCAGGGCATTCGCGGGGACCAGCCGAGGGCGCGCAGTTTGGCCCCGTCTATGGAATAGCGCCGGTCGTGTCCGACACGGTCGGCCACGGGCTTGATCAGGGACTCCGGCTTTTCCGTGAGTTCCAGGATGCGGCGGGTCAGCTCGATGTTCCGCCGCTCGCTGCCGCCGGGAATGTTGTAGGCCTGGCCGGGAACGCCGCAGCGCAGGACGCATTCAATCCCCCGGCAGTGGTCCTCCACATGAAGCCAGTCCCGGACATTGTTCCCGTCGCCGTAAAGCGGCAGGGGCTGGTCCTCCAGGGCGTTGGTGACAAAGAGGGGCAGCACCTTCTCCGGATACTGGTACGGGCCGTAGGTGTTCGAGCCGCGCGTGATGACCACGGGCAGGCCGTGGGTCTCGAAGTGGGCCAGCCCGAAGAGCTCGCCCGCCGCCTTGCTCGCCGCATAGGGGTTGCGCGGGTGCAATGGGTCCGACTCCCTGAACGAGCCCTCCTCGCGGCTGCCGTAGACCTCGTCCGTGGAGACCAGCAGCACCCGCCCCACCCCCGCCAGCCGCGCCTGCTCCAGCAGGGTGTTCACCCCCGCCACGTTGGTGGTGATGAAATCCGAAGCGCCGAGGAGGCTCCGGTCCACATGGCTCTCGGCGGCGAAATTCACCACCGCGTCGCAGCCCCGCAGCGCCCCGGCCAGGGTGTCCGGGTCGTTGATGTCCCCCCGGACAAAGGTGTGGCGCGCCGGGTCAGCCTCCCGCAGGTTGTCCAGATTCCCCGAATAAGTCAGCTTGTCATAGGTGACCACATGCGTTTCGGGTTGTTCGCGCAGCAGCATCCGCACAAAGGCCGAACCGATGAATCCGGCGCCGCCGGTGACCATAATCCTTTTCATGACTGCTCCTGTCGGCGTTCAAAATAATGGGCCAGCGCCCCGCGCCAGCCGCGCATGCCCCGTCCCGCGGTGCGGGCGTACTTCGCCGTGTCCAGCACCGCATACGCGGGGCGCTTCGCGGCGGCGGGAAATTCCGAGGACAGACACGGGCGCACGGGCGTCTCCAGCCCGGCCATTTCCACGATGGCGAGGGCGAATTCATGCCGGGTGCAGGCCCCCGAGTTCACCACATGATAAGTGCCCGCCGCGCCCGCCCGGCACAGCGCCTCCGTGGCCTCCGCCAAGTCCCAGGTGTGCGTGGGGCAGCCTGTCTCGTCGGTGACCACGCGCAGTTCGGGCCGTGTCCTTGCGGCGGCCAGTATTTTCTCGACAAAATTGTTGCCGCCGGGACCGTAGAGCCAGGCCGTGCGCAGGATGCAGTGCCGGGGCGCGCGGCGCGCGGCCTCCTCGCCCAGCCACTTGGTGAACCCGTACACGCTCAGCGGCGAGGCGGGGCCGACAGGCTCCTCCTCCGTCAGCGGCGCGGCGGCCCGCCCGTCAAACACAAAGTCCGTCGAGTAATAGACCAGCGCCGCGCCCGTCCGGCGCGCCGCTTCGGCCGCGTTGAACGCGCCCGCCACATTCACGCCAAAGGCCGCCGCCCGCTCCGTCTCGGCCCGCTCCACATCCGTGTAGGCCGCGGCGTTGATGATGAGGTCCGGCGAAAAACCGTCCACAGCCGCGTCCACCCGCGCGGCGTCGGTGATGTCGAATCCGGGCAGGTCGAGGGGCAGCAGCTCCGCGAACCCGCCAAAACGGGCGGTAAGCTCGCGGCCCAACTGGCCTTTTGCGCCAAAAATAAGGACTTTCATGTCGCTCCGTTCAGGCCGGTTCCATGGGAGGCCTGCGCCGGTGCAATCCTACCATGCCCGGCGGTACGCGGCCAAGCGCAGTCCTCGCAGCCGGGGCCGTTGTGTTATAGTTTTACCGTTGTCCGGCGGCGGGCCGTTTCCCCGCCGGCCGCCGTTTCCAAAGGAGCGTGAAAACGCCATGGCGCGCTGTTCAGGATGCAATCATGAGAACCCTTCGGGACTGAGCCGCTGCGAGCGGTGCCAGACCCCGCTGCCGTCGGCGTCGAGCGAGGAGGCGACGCGGGTTTCCCAGGCGCCCGCCGGGGACCTGCAGTTCCACCGGGGCCAGGTGGTGAACAGCCGCTACACCGTGCTGGACCTCATCGGTCGCGGCGGCATGGGCTGCATCTACAAGGTGCATGACAACGTGCTGGGCGAGGACGTGGCGCTGAAGACGCTGCTTCCGCAGTTTCTGCGGGACAAGATGGTGGTGGAGCGGTTTTTCAACGAGGCCCGCATCGCCCGGAAACTGGCGCACCCGAACATTGTGCGGGTCCACGACATCGGCAGCGCGGGCAAGGGCGTCTTCATCTCGATGGAGTACGTGCAGGGGGACTCGCTTCGGGGAATCATCGAGAAACTGCCGCCGGGGCGCAGGCTTCCCATCGCGGAAGTGCTGCGCGTCGTGGACGAGCTGTGCGTGGCCCTGGAGTACGCGCACCAGTACACGATACACCGGGACATCAAGCCCGAGAACATCATGATTGACCGGCAGCAGCGGATAAAACTGATGGACTTCGGCATCTCGAAGCTGATGGACAACACCCGCATGACCGGCGCGTCGGTGGTGATGGGCACGCCCTACTACATGTCGCCGGAGCAGCTCCGCAACAGCCGGGACGTGGACGCGCGGGCGGACATCTACAGCGTGGGCGTGGTGCTGTACGAGGTGCTCACGGGCAACATGCCCACGGGCGTGCCGCGCCCCGCTTCGCAGATGCTCAAGGAAATCCCCCCCGCCATGGACGGGATCGTGGCGAAGTGCGTGGACCCTGACCCGGAGAAACGTTTCCAGAACGCCTCCGAGCTGAGGGCCGCGCTCCAGCCCGTCATCAAGATGGTGGGCGCCGGAAAGGACCTGGACAAGACCCGCATCGCCCGCGGCAGGAAAATGGACCGCGGGCCGCTCATGTCGCGGGGTGCCCTGGGCTGGGCGCTGGTCCTGCTGATAGTCGCCGGAATGATTGGGGCGTCCGCCTTCCTGCTCCGCCAGTGGCGCGCGCCCTCGGGCGACGGCGCGGCGGCGGGCCCCGCCCTGGCCGGGCGCGCGGGCGAGCTGCTTCGTGACATGGAGACGGCGCGGTCCCGGGTGGAGCCGCTCACCAAGGGCTCCCCGATGATGCGCGAACTGTTCGAGATGGGTGAGCGCAGCCGCACGGCGGCCCTGGCCGCGCGGCAGCAGGGCCTTGAGGGGCCGTCTGTGGCGGGGCCGGCGGAGGAGGCGCTGGGCCATTACCTGGCCATGGCGCTGGCCCGCGACGACATGGTGTACGTGCCGGGGGGCGCGGTGACGGTGGACGGGGTGCCGACGCAGTTGCCCGGGTTCCTCATGGACGCCACCGAGGTGACCATGGGGCAGTACGCGAAGTTCTGCGACGAGGTGGAGAACGGCTGGCGGGTGCCCGCCGAGGTGCGCGACGCCATGCAGGCCTATCCGGACTATCCGATGACCTACGTCTCCTTTTTCGACGCGCAGGCCTTCTCGGTGTTCGCGGGCAAGTCGCTGCCGACGCGCGCGCAGTGGGCGCTGGCGGCGCACGGCGGGAAGGATGTCTCCGACATGTATCCCTGGGGCGGCGAGTGGGTCTCCGGCGCGTGCAACTGCCAGACCCAGAAACTGGCTCCGGTGAAATCCCATGACAAGGACAAGACCGCAAGGGGCATCTACGACCTGGCGGGCAATGTCAGCGAGTGGACCGCATCCCCCCTGGACGCCTCGAAGGCGGGGCAGCAGCCGGATTTCGGCGACGTGATGCTGGTGTGCGGCGGGAACTACGCCGCAACCCCCTCCCCCCTGCGCGCGGCGCAGGAGCGCGTGTTCGAGGCCCGGTCCCACGAGCTGGGTTTCCGGTGCGTCATCGGTGTGGACACCAGCCCGGCCGGGGTCGCGGAGGCGCTGCGCCGCCTGCCATGAATCCGCCCGAACGATTCCCAGTCTTCATTTCAGGAGTATCACCATGAAAAACCTGCCCGCGTCCCATGACAAGACCCTGTTCACCCCCGGCCCGCTGACCACCAGCCACACCGTGAAAGAGGCCATGCTCCGCGACCTCGGCTCGCGCGACACGGAGTTCATCGAGACGGTCCGGCGCATCCGCCGGGGCCTGCTCTCCCTGGGCGAGGTGGCCGGCCTGGACTACGAGGCGGTGCTGATGCAGGGCAGCGGCACCTTCGCGGTGGAGTCCGTATTCTCCTCCACCGTGCCGCCGGGCGGGCGCGTGGCCGTCGTTGTCAACGGCGCCTACGGCGAGCGCATCGTGAAGATGTGCCAAGTCCTCGGCATCGGCACGGTGGCGCTGAAATACGGCGAGGACCAGATTCCGGATGTCGCGGAGATCACGGAAATTCTCGGGCGCGAGGAGGGGCTGACCCACCTCGCCGTGGTCCACTGCGAGACCACCACGGGCATCATCAACCCCGTGGTGCAGTTGGGCGCCGTAGCAAAAAGGGTAGGGCTGCGCTACGTGGTGGACGCCATGAGCAGCTTCGGCGCGGTGCCCCTGAACATCGGCGCGTCCCACATAGACTATCTGGTCTCGTCGGCGAACAAGTGCATCGAGGGCGTGCCGGGTTTCGGGTTTGTCATCGCGCGCCGCGCCGCGCTCGAGGAGACGGAGGGCTGGGCGCGCAGCCTCAGTCTGAACCTTCTGGAGCAGTGGCGGGGTCTGGAGGCCAACGGCCAGTTCCGCTTCACTCCGCCCACCCACGCCCTGCTGGCCTTTGACCAGGCCATGGCCGAACTGGAACGCGAGGGCGGGGTCGAGATGCGGGCCGCGCGGTATTACCGCAATTACCGGCTGCTGGTCGAGGGGATGCGCGGCATGGGATTCCAGGAGTACCTGCCCGGTGAGCTTCAGGGCCACATTATCACCTCGTTCAGATACCCCGAGGACCCGAACTGGTCCTTCGAGACTTTTTACCGGAAACTCGGCGAACGCGGCTGTGTCATCTATCCCGGCAAGGTGAGCAACGCGGACTGCTTCCGGATCGGGAGCATCGGCCGCATTTTCGAGAGCGACATCCGCATCCTGCTGGCCGCCGTCCGCGACACTGTCACGGAGATGGGCCTGAGACTGTGACCGGGACGCGCCTCATTCGGGGACGGGCAACTCCACACTGAGGGGCGCGCCCTCGAAGGGCATGCGGCCCCCGTTGGACTCAACGGCCACACCCCGCACCGCGTCAAAGGACACCTTCACCGCCCCCGCCGCCGGGCACAGGCGCCATGGCACGGCGCCCAACAGGATTTCCGGCTCGCCGCGCCGCGCGCGCATTTCGCCGACCACCTGAATCCGGCCCAGGCTGTTTTTTGTGACATGCCCCAGACCCGACGCCCCCTCCTCCAGCCACTGGAAGCCCTCTGTTTTTGGCAGGTCCAGCAGCAGCAGAAATTTTATGGCCGTCAACCCCGGAGGCGGCGTCGCATGGATTTTCAGGACCCCCTCCACGCAATCCCCCGCGCGTTTAAGGGATGCGGGGTCCACCTCCATCCGCACGGGCACGCGGGTTCGCGCCAGGTACCGGTAGCCACCGGGCAGGATTCCCCTGAGCCCGCCGCCGGGCGACTCGATCCGCACCTCCACATCACCCCCTTCCCCGGCGCTTTCCGGCACCCGCGCCAGCGCGGCCACACCGCCCGGCGTGGGGGTCCAGGCGGCCTGCCGGTCCCCGAACCAGAGGGTCGCCCCCTGGTCCAGTCCCCGGCCCGCCACCGCCACCAGGGTGCCGCCCTCCGCCGGGCCTGAGGAGGGCTCGATGGAGGCTATATGCGGCGCGCCGTACACCGGCGCGGGCGCGGGGTCCGCCCCGTCCCAAATGCCGTCCCCGTCAGAGTCCGGATTGCGCGGGTCCGTCTCGCCGGGGTCCACCATGCCGTTGCGGTTCCAGTCCTCCATGCCGTCGGGGACACCGTCCCCGTCCGAGTCCGCCGCCAGCCAGTCCGTCTCCCCCGGATCGCGCGCCCCGTTTCCATCGGCATCCTCCAGGTCGTCCGGCAGTCCGTCCCCGTCCATGTCGCGGGTCTCGACCGGCCCCCGCACCAGCCACGCCGCCAGCCGCTCCATGAACCGTGCGGCCTTCGCGTCGCCCCGGCCCGCCGCTGCGGGAATCCGGTCCGAGGACAGCGCCGCCACCCGGCCATGGCCGTAGGCGCGGGCCATGAGCACCGCCGGGGTGCCCGGCGGAAAACCGCTTTCCGGCACCTGGTAAAACGCCGGCAGGGGCCGCGCGAAGAGGCGGGCCGCCGTGTCCGCCCGCACAAACCCATACTGCCCGCCCGGGTCAAAGCCGGCCCACCAGCGCAGCGGCCCCGTTCCCGCCATGACGGGCTGCGGACCCGCGGGCGGCGCCTCTGCGGACACCGCCATGCCCAGCGGCGCCAGCCACGGCGCCAGCGCCCGGCCCGTCTCCGGCGCGCCTCCCACCACCAGCAGTCCGCCGCCGCCGCCCAAATAGTCCAGCAACTGCTGCCTTGCGAAATAGCCCCGCTGCAGCGCGGCGGCGTGGACCGCCACCAGCCGGTACGGCGACAGGTCGCCGGACACGGGGCCGTCCGCGCGCTCCTGCGAGAAATACAGCGGCGGTCCCGCAAGCCGCGGACCCCACGTGCCGGGGATGTCCACCCCGTCCCCGTCCGGCCAGGCCCAAAGGAGCCGCGCCGCGCGTTCCCGCACGGGCAACACCCGCACCTGGACCCCGACCGGGGACTGCTCCGGTCCTGAACCGGACACGGGCTCGCGGAGACGAATCCGGACCACCCCCCCGGCGGGCGCGCCCGCCGGCAGGCGCGCCGGGTCCGCGCCCAGATATACCACGCCCGCGCCGCGGCCGGACAGGGGGTGCATCACCAGCCACGGCATGGACCCTGCGTCATGCTCGACCACCCACGGGGCGGGCACCGCGCCCGTGCCCACGCGAAGCGCCCGCAGCTCACTGCCCGCCGCCTCGCCGCGCAGGAGCACTGCGGACGCCGCCTCAAGCCGGGGCGCGGGCCGCAGGGGGTCCGGGTCGCTCCCGTCCGGCCAGCCGTCCCCGTCCGTGTCCGGCAAATCGGGCCGTGTGCCCAGGGCAAGCTCCTCCGCGTCGGTCAGCCCGTCCACGTCCGCGTCGGGGTGCGGCAGGTATTCCCCGGACAGCGGCAGCAGTCCGGTCACACGGCCCGACTGGAGCAAGACCGCCCCCGTTGAAACGCCCATGACCGTGTCCACCCGGTGAACCCGGGAAGCCTCGCCCACAAACAGGCCCTCAGTACCCCAGGCCATGGCGCCGAGGGTGTCCTGAAATTCGGCGCGCAGGGTCCCGCGCGCGCCGTCAGGCCACAGCTCCAGATGCCGCCCCAGGGCGACGGCCACCCCGTTTCCTAAAGGACTGGTCCGGAACAGAAACCCCTCGGACGCGCCGGACAGGGGGAACTCGGCGCGCTTGGCCCAGCTTTCCCCCGCCAAATCCATCCGCGCCATATAGGCGAAATCCGTGCCGGGCACGGTGCTGCCCGCCCAGCAGGCGCCCCGCGCCGTGAACCGCAGCCCCTCCGGCCCGACCACCCCCTGCACCCGCACCGGGGCTCCCGCCCAGGCGCGTCTTACCGGATCGAAAAAGGCCACCTGCGACACGGGTTCCCCCGTTCCCAAGTCAAGGTCCGTGCCGCTCAGGGAAACGGCCACCCATGCGCCGTTCGGCGGGGACGCAATGGCGTCGGGCTCCACGCACACGGGGTTCCAGCCGGGCAGTTCCACCATGGAGTGCCGGGTTATCCGCCCCGAGACCGGGTCGCACAGCGCCAGGACGGGCGGCGCGCCCGTCGGGCCCCGGCACAGCACCGCAACGGTTGGCAGAAGTCCCCCCGGCGCGGCGGCGGACGCGGTGAACACGGCGCCCACGGCGCCGCCCGGCAGCCCCCACTCCCGCACCGGCACGGGTGCCATACCGTTTTCATCGAAAGAAAGGAGGCGCAGCCGTCCCCGTTCCGGTGTCTCCAATCCGCCCAGCACCGCCAACAGGCATCGGTCCCCGTTCCCGCGCAGGTTGGCGGGCCATTCCCGCCAGCCCGGTTCGGAACGGTATACAGCGGGTTCGACCAGTTGAAACGGCGCGGTGCGCGCCAGGGAAATGACCGTGTCCGGGTCGCCCGGCTCCGGACGCTGCGGCGGATGCGCCGGGCCGCTTCCCGCAACGCAGCGCCGCCCGCTCTCCCACAGAAGCAGGGGCGCCGTGGCCGAGGAGCCGGGCAGTCGGTTCACGCCCGGCAGCGCCCCCCCCCGCCCGAAGTCCAGGCTGTGCATGTAGAGCGCGGCGGCCTGCCGGGTCGCCGAAAGCGCCGCCGTCCGCGCCAGCACCCGCTGCGCCCTCGCGGCGGGGGCGGCGCAGACCAGCAGCGCCAGCAGCAGCGCCACGCGGCGCGCGCACGCGCCGCTCATCCCTTCATCCCCGTCATGGAAATGCCCTCGATGAAAAAACGCTGGGAAAAGCCGAACAGAACGAGCACCGGCAGGGTCATCATGGCCGCCGCCGCGAACATCAGGGGCCACTCCGCGCCATGGTTCAGCATGAAGGCCTGAATC
Above is a genomic segment from Candidatus Hydrogenedentota bacterium containing:
- a CDS encoding alpha/beta hydrolase, with amino-acid sequence MACGVACLRGKWSPKKILAMTSLSLAVITILLVSVFFWLLLHRTPGQAFDSNGVPVFYTVEGKGEPVILIHGLAAQSDWNWRYPGVTRMLAKDFQVISMDIRGHGLTGKPTAPEAYGMEMIEDVVRLMDHLGLPSAHVAGYSLGGFIALKLAVTHPERVRSVAYCASGWAEVASLDEIPNPYRKPVPPGETAMKAKAEEKTAEADSNKKNGNNKSLFHRIRSSFGDRVINPDAKRALKKTFSEFAVPREALQHNQVPSACFIGTNDGLFYMAEELRKNMTNLEYVVIEGANHFTTPFYGEFKRGLRDFFLRHREQ
- the rfbB gene encoding dTDP-glucose 4,6-dehydratase, whose protein sequence is MKRIMVTGGAGFIGSAFVRMLLREQPETHVVTYDKLTYSGNLDNLREADPARHTFVRGDINDPDTLAGALRGCDAVVNFAAESHVDRSLLGASDFITTNVAGVNTLLEQARLAGVGRVLLVSTDEVYGSREEGSFRESDPLHPRNPYAASKAAGELFGLAHFETHGLPVVITRGSNTYGPYQYPEKVLPLFVTNALEDQPLPLYGDGNNVRDWLHVEDHCRGIECVLRCGVPGQAYNIPGGSERRNIELTRRILELTEKPESLIKPVADRVGHDRRYSIDGAKLRALGWSPRMPWDEGVALTVRWYQENAWWWGKIKSGEFREYYKRQYGG
- the rfbD gene encoding dTDP-4-dehydrorhamnose reductase; this translates as MKVLIFGAKGQLGRELTARFGGFAELLPLDLPGFDITDAARVDAAVDGFSPDLIINAAAYTDVERAETERAAAFGVNVAGAFNAAEAARRTGAALVYYSTDFVFDGRAAAPLTEEEPVGPASPLSVYGFTKWLGEEAARRAPRHCILRTAWLYGPGGNNFVEKILAAARTRPELRVVTDETGCPTHTWDLAEATEALCRAGAAGTYHVVNSGACTRHEFALAIVEMAGLETPVRPCLSSEFPAAAKRPAYAVLDTAKYARTAGRGMRGWRGALAHYFERRQEQS
- a CDS encoding SUMF1/EgtB/PvdO family nonheme iron enzyme, which encodes MARCSGCNHENPSGLSRCERCQTPLPSASSEEATRVSQAPAGDLQFHRGQVVNSRYTVLDLIGRGGMGCIYKVHDNVLGEDVALKTLLPQFLRDKMVVERFFNEARIARKLAHPNIVRVHDIGSAGKGVFISMEYVQGDSLRGIIEKLPPGRRLPIAEVLRVVDELCVALEYAHQYTIHRDIKPENIMIDRQQRIKLMDFGISKLMDNTRMTGASVVMGTPYYMSPEQLRNSRDVDARADIYSVGVVLYEVLTGNMPTGVPRPASQMLKEIPPAMDGIVAKCVDPDPEKRFQNASELRAALQPVIKMVGAGKDLDKTRIARGRKMDRGPLMSRGALGWALVLLIVAGMIGASAFLLRQWRAPSGDGAAAGPALAGRAGELLRDMETARSRVEPLTKGSPMMRELFEMGERSRTAALAARQQGLEGPSVAGPAEEALGHYLAMALARDDMVYVPGGAVTVDGVPTQLPGFLMDATEVTMGQYAKFCDEVENGWRVPAEVRDAMQAYPDYPMTYVSFFDAQAFSVFAGKSLPTRAQWALAAHGGKDVSDMYPWGGEWVSGACNCQTQKLAPVKSHDKDKTARGIYDLAGNVSEWTASPLDASKAGQQPDFGDVMLVCGGNYAATPSPLRAAQERVFEARSHELGFRCVIGVDTSPAGVAEALRRLP
- a CDS encoding 2-aminoethylphosphonate--pyruvate transaminase, translated to MKNLPASHDKTLFTPGPLTTSHTVKEAMLRDLGSRDTEFIETVRRIRRGLLSLGEVAGLDYEAVLMQGSGTFAVESVFSSTVPPGGRVAVVVNGAYGERIVKMCQVLGIGTVALKYGEDQIPDVAEITEILGREEGLTHLAVVHCETTTGIINPVVQLGAVAKRVGLRYVVDAMSSFGAVPLNIGASHIDYLVSSANKCIEGVPGFGFVIARRAALEETEGWARSLSLNLLEQWRGLEANGQFRFTPPTHALLAFDQAMAELEREGGVEMRAARYYRNYRLLVEGMRGMGFQEYLPGELQGHIITSFRYPEDPNWSFETFYRKLGERGCVIYPGKVSNADCFRIGSIGRIFESDIRILLAAVRDTVTEMGLRL
- a CDS encoding IPT/TIG domain-containing protein, encoding MSGACARRVALLLALLVCAAPAARAQRVLARTAALSATRQAAALYMHSLDFGRGGALPGVNRLPGSSATAPLLLWESGRRCVAGSGPAHPPQRPEPGDPDTVISLARTAPFQLVEPAVYRSEPGWREWPANLRGNGDRCLLAVLGGLETPERGRLRLLSFDENGMAPVPVREWGLPGGAVGAVFTASAAAPGGLLPTVAVLCRGPTGAPPVLALCDPVSGRITRHSMVELPGWNPVCVEPDAIASPPNGAWVAVSLSGTDLDLGTGEPVSQVAFFDPVRRAWAGAPVRVQGVVGPEGLRFTARGACWAGSTVPGTDFAYMARMDLAGESWAKRAEFPLSGASEGFLFRTSPLGNGVAVALGRHLELWPDGARGTLRAEFQDTLGAMAWGTEGLFVGEASRVHRVDTVMGVSTGAVLLQSGRVTGLLPLSGEYLPHPDADVDGLTDAEELALGTRPDLPDTDGDGWPDGSDPDPLRPAPRLEAASAVLLRGEAAGSELRALRVGTGAVPAPWVVEHDAGSMPWLVMHPLSGRGAGVVYLGADPARLPAGAPAGGVVRIRLREPVSGSGPEQSPVGVQVRVLPVRERAARLLWAWPDGDGVDIPGTWGPRLAGPPLYFSQERADGPVSGDLSPYRLVAVHAAALQRGYFARQQLLDYLGGGGGLLVVGGAPETGRALAPWLAPLGMAVSAEAPPAGPQPVMAGTGPLRWWAGFDPGGQYGFVRADTAARLFARPLPAFYQVPESGFPPGTPAVLMARAYGHGRVAALSSDRIPAAAGRGDAKAARFMERLAAWLVRGPVETRDMDGDGLPDDLEDADGNGARDPGETDWLAADSDGDGVPDGMEDWNRNGMVDPGETDPRNPDSDGDGIWDGADPAPAPVYGAPHIASIEPSSGPAEGGTLVAVAGRGLDQGATLWFGDRQAAWTPTPGGVAALARVPESAGEGGDVEVRIESPGGGLRGILPGGYRYLARTRVPVRMEVDPASLKRAGDCVEGVLKIHATPPPGLTAIKFLLLLDLPKTEGFQWLEEGASGLGHVTKNSLGRIQVVGEMRARRGEPEILLGAVPWRLCPAAGAVKVSFDAVRGVAVESNGGRMPFEGAPLSVELPVPE